GCGGCTCACACCGCATTTATAAAAACAAAGCCGGCAAAAGAGTAACAGTGCCTTATCATGCCGGCAAAATTCTTCATCCCAAAGTGCTGAAGAGTATCTTGACCGACGCTGACTTGACGGTCGATCAGTTGAAAAAACTGATGTAATAATCACCCACCCGGCAAAATTTATCTGACCTCATGCCGGTAAATTTTCCCTTCTTTCATAACAAAAACCACTTCACGCAGCTTGCGAATTTCCGCCAACGGATCGCCCTTGACTGCAATAATATCCGCAAGCTTGCCGGGCGCCAATTCTCCAATTTGATCGGCCATGTCGAGCAAGCGCGCAGCTTTGATAGTTGCCGCTTGCAATGCGGCGTCGGGTGACATCCCGTATTGCACCATCAATTCGATTTCCCAGGCATTCTCACCGTGCGCGAACACGCCTACATCGCTGCCGCAAACAATATTCACGCCGAGTTGCAAGGCGCGCT
This is a stretch of genomic DNA from Cytophagia bacterium CHB2. It encodes these proteins:
- a CDS encoding type II toxin-antitoxin system HicA family toxin gives rise to the protein MSDKLPRITAGEIISILEKIGFQLARSSGSHRIYKNKAGKRVTVPYHAGKILHPKVLKSILTDADLTVDQLKKLM